A region of Pseudomonas sp. Marseille-Q3773 DNA encodes the following proteins:
- a CDS encoding tetratricopeptide repeat protein — translation MSELWPEWLRPLWLLAVPLLGWLLYKLWHRRKRAGRWQMILPPAFHGVLLGGGSGSTSKLPWVALGLAWALVILALLGPSWQRVEESRQRPADPLVILLELTPQMLAEDSPPNRLEQARRKILDLLEHRRDRQTALVVYAGSAHTLVPLSDDLATTRNLLEALDPSIMPKPGQRADLAVQKGLALLAQSGLGQGRLLLVGSALSAPERQGIAQALGRQGPSLLMLGIGSREGAPVRQANGEYLKDDQGGILLPRLDSASLKGFISGTGGRYRHARVDDLDLRGLGLFDSPRSGRNDGQTLQLDSWADQGYWLLLPLLLLAACAGRRGWLFCLPLLLAVPQPSHAFEFNDLWLRPDQQGQRLLEQNRPASAARHFHDPQWRGMALYQAGDYAAAAEAFSQGDTAAAHYNRGNALARSGELEAALDAYEQALERQPDLQAALDNQALVQQLLQQRTAKADEQPASSDAQGTPGSETEGNSSSASSPAQGTPGADEQAGSEQPGEGSGNSQAASGNQAGADDGAIQPPQRPLSTSLDAEQRQALEQWLREIPDNPAELLRRKFWYEQQLQQENPQ, via the coding sequence ATGAGCGAACTGTGGCCTGAATGGTTGCGCCCGCTGTGGCTGCTGGCCGTGCCGCTGCTCGGCTGGCTGCTGTACAAGCTGTGGCACCGGCGCAAGCGCGCCGGGCGCTGGCAGATGATTCTGCCACCAGCGTTCCATGGCGTGCTGCTCGGCGGTGGCAGTGGCAGCACCAGCAAGCTGCCCTGGGTAGCGCTGGGCCTGGCCTGGGCGCTGGTGATCCTGGCCCTGCTCGGGCCCAGCTGGCAGCGCGTGGAAGAAAGCCGCCAGCGCCCGGCCGACCCGCTGGTGATTCTGCTGGAACTGACCCCGCAGATGCTCGCCGAGGATAGCCCCCCCAACCGCCTGGAGCAGGCGCGGCGCAAGATCCTCGATCTGCTGGAACACCGCCGCGACAGGCAGACCGCACTGGTGGTCTACGCCGGCTCGGCGCACACCCTGGTACCGCTGTCCGACGACCTGGCGACCACCCGCAACCTGCTGGAGGCGCTCGACCCGTCGATCATGCCCAAACCCGGCCAACGCGCCGATCTCGCCGTGCAGAAAGGCCTGGCCCTGCTGGCCCAGAGCGGCCTGGGCCAGGGCCGCCTGCTGCTGGTCGGTTCTGCGCTGAGTGCCCCGGAGCGCCAGGGTATCGCCCAGGCCCTCGGCCGCCAGGGCCCAAGCCTGCTGATGCTGGGCATCGGCAGCCGCGAGGGTGCGCCGGTGCGCCAGGCCAATGGCGAATACCTCAAGGACGACCAGGGCGGCATCCTCCTGCCACGGTTGGACAGCGCCAGCCTCAAGGGCTTCATCAGCGGCACCGGCGGGCGCTACCGGCATGCCCGGGTCGACGACCTCGACCTGCGCGGCCTGGGCCTGTTCGACAGCCCGCGCAGCGGGCGCAATGACGGCCAGACCTTGCAACTGGACAGCTGGGCCGACCAAGGGTACTGGCTGTTGCTGCCGCTGTTGCTGCTGGCCGCCTGCGCCGGCCGCCGCGGCTGGCTGTTCTGCCTACCCTTGCTCCTGGCCGTGCCACAACCCAGCCACGCCTTCGAATTCAATGACCTGTGGCTGCGCCCCGACCAGCAAGGCCAGCGCCTGCTCGAGCAGAACCGCCCGGCCAGCGCCGCGCGCCACTTCCACGACCCACAATGGCGCGGCATGGCCCTGTACCAGGCCGGCGACTATGCCGCTGCCGCTGAAGCGTTTTCCCAGGGCGATACGGCCGCAGCCCACTACAATCGAGGCAATGCGTTGGCCCGCAGCGGCGAACTGGAAGCTGCGCTGGACGCCTATGAACAAGCCCTGGAACGCCAGCCCGACCTGCAAGCAGCGCTGGACAACCAGGCGTTGGTGCAACAATTGCTGCAACAGCGGACGGCCAAGGCCGACGAGCAACCAGCCAGCAGCGATGCCCAGGGCACGCCCGGCAGCGAAACCGAAGGCAACAGCAGCTCGGCCAGCAGCCCGGCCCAGGGCACACCCGGCGCTGATGAACAGGCTGGCAGCGAACAGCCCGGTGAAGGCAGCGGCAACAGCCAGGCCGCGTCCGGCAACCAGGCGGGCGCAGATGACGGCGCCATCCAGCCGCCGCAGCGCCCGCTGTCGACCAGCCTCGATGCCGAGCAACGCCAGGCCCTGGAACAATGGCTGCGCGAGATCCCCGACAACCCGGCCGAGCTGCTGCGGCGCAAATTCTGGTATGAACAGCAATTGCAACAGGAAAACCCACAATGA
- a CDS encoding VWA domain-containing protein — MFELAWPWVFALLPLPWLARLVLPAADSGEPVLKVGFLNELESLAGRRARLNLPTWRQQAPFVVIWLLLLCAAARPQWLGDPVPVAASGRDLLVAVDVSGSMDFPDMQWQNEEISRLDLVKALLGDFLQDREGDRVGLILFGSQAYLQAPLTFDRRTVRTFLDEAQIGIAGKNTAIGDAIGLAVKRLRQRPAQSRVLVLVTDGANNGGQIHPLTAARLAAQEGVRIYTIGIGANPEASGTPGLLGLNPSLDLDEASLKEIAEITHGSYFRAHDGAELDAIGDTLDQLEPVAQQPTQSRTAKALYAWPLALALLLSVLLVVAVQWPDNLLQRVLRKPRFLQPHPEWRQRLKRLRLRRRR, encoded by the coding sequence ATGTTTGAACTGGCCTGGCCGTGGGTCTTCGCCCTGTTGCCGTTACCGTGGCTGGCGCGCCTGGTACTGCCGGCCGCCGACAGCGGCGAACCGGTGCTCAAGGTCGGCTTCCTCAACGAACTGGAGAGCCTGGCCGGGCGCCGCGCGCGGCTGAACCTGCCGACCTGGCGCCAGCAGGCGCCGTTCGTCGTCATCTGGCTGCTGTTGCTGTGCGCCGCCGCCCGCCCGCAGTGGCTGGGCGACCCGGTACCGGTGGCCGCCAGCGGCCGCGATCTGCTGGTGGCGGTGGACGTGTCCGGGTCGATGGACTTCCCCGACATGCAGTGGCAAAACGAAGAAATAAGCCGCCTCGACCTGGTCAAGGCGCTGCTCGGCGACTTCCTGCAGGACCGTGAAGGTGACCGCGTGGGCCTGATCCTGTTCGGCAGCCAGGCTTATCTGCAGGCCCCGCTCACCTTCGACCGGCGCACCGTGCGCACCTTCCTCGACGAAGCCCAGATCGGCATCGCCGGCAAGAACACCGCGATCGGCGACGCCATTGGCCTGGCGGTCAAGCGCCTGCGCCAGCGCCCGGCACAAAGCCGGGTGCTGGTGCTGGTTACCGACGGCGCCAACAACGGCGGGCAGATCCACCCGCTGACCGCTGCCCGCCTGGCCGCCCAGGAAGGCGTGCGTATCTACACCATCGGCATCGGCGCCAACCCCGAAGCCAGTGGCACCCCGGGCCTGCTCGGCCTCAACCCGAGCCTCGACCTGGACGAAGCCTCGCTCAAGGAAATCGCCGAGATCACCCATGGCAGCTATTTCCGCGCGCATGACGGCGCCGAACTGGACGCCATTGGCGACACCCTCGACCAGCTTGAGCCGGTGGCCCAGCAACCGACTCAGTCGCGCACCGCGAAAGCCCTTTACGCCTGGCCGCTGGCCCTGGCGCTGTTGTTGAGCGTGCTGCTGGTGGTCGCCGTGCAATGGCCCGACAACCTGCTGCAGCGGGTGTTGCGCAAGCCGCGCTTCCTGCAGCCGCACCCAGAGTGGCGCCAACGCCTGAAGCGGCTGCGCCTGAGGAGGCGGCGATGA
- a CDS encoding DUF4381 domain-containing protein, with protein MNPLDQLQPLIAPAPIGLWPPAPGWWVLLALLPLLGWGLWRLRRWRPGKRRVVRAEQPLDPVRAEALAELARLPRPYDGAPAGAWLQQINALLKRLCRSHYPGANSHTLNGRQWLAFLDNRCPAAGLTRWMVLVEGAYKPECKLDDKAIAGLSQAVETWIRKHV; from the coding sequence ATGAACCCGCTTGACCAACTGCAACCGCTGATCGCCCCGGCGCCAATCGGCCTGTGGCCACCGGCCCCCGGCTGGTGGGTGTTGCTGGCCTTGCTGCCGCTGCTGGGCTGGGGCTTGTGGCGCCTGCGCCGCTGGCGGCCGGGCAAACGCCGCGTGGTGCGTGCCGAGCAACCACTGGACCCGGTGCGCGCAGAGGCCCTGGCCGAGCTGGCCCGCCTGCCGCGCCCCTATGACGGCGCCCCCGCGGGTGCCTGGCTGCAACAGATCAATGCGCTGCTCAAGCGCCTGTGCCGCAGCCACTACCCGGGGGCCAACAGCCATACCCTCAATGGCCGCCAGTGGCTGGCATTTCTCGACAACCGCTGCCCGGCCGCCGGCCTGACCCGCTGGATGGTGCTGGTCGAAGGCGCCTACAAACCCGAGTGCAAGCTCGACGACAAGGCCATCGCCGGGCTCAGCCAGGCCGTCGAAACCTGGATTCGCAAGCATGTTTGA
- a CDS encoding DUF58 domain-containing protein, translating into MPTTSLAEPGIRIGLAELIDMRHRVREIQLFSRPGQRSPLVGLHHSKLRGRGVDFDQVRVYQAGDDVRNIDWRVTARTQEPHTKLFHEERERPIFILVEQSQRLFFGSGLMFKSVLAAQAAALFGWAALGHNDRIGGLVFGDNEHHEIKPRRSKQSLLQLLNRLAKVNQALHTEATPGTDSLGLALRRAREVLRPGSLAIIICDERSLTAQVEQHLAMLSRHCDLLLMPVSDPLDHALPAAGLLRFAQRSAQLELDTLDANLRQAYRQQAEARIERWELMAQKLRVLLMPLSTQSEMIEQLREYLNAQRPRSAS; encoded by the coding sequence ATGCCCACCACGTCGCTGGCCGAGCCCGGCATCCGCATCGGCCTTGCCGAGCTGATCGACATGCGCCACCGCGTGCGAGAAATCCAGCTGTTTTCCCGGCCTGGCCAGCGCAGCCCGCTGGTGGGCCTGCACCATTCCAAGCTGCGCGGGCGCGGCGTGGACTTCGACCAGGTGCGCGTGTACCAGGCCGGCGACGATGTGCGCAACATCGACTGGCGGGTCACCGCGCGCACCCAGGAGCCGCACACCAAGCTGTTCCACGAAGAGCGCGAACGGCCGATCTTCATTCTGGTCGAACAGAGCCAACGGCTGTTCTTCGGCTCGGGGCTGATGTTCAAGTCGGTGCTGGCCGCCCAGGCTGCGGCGCTGTTCGGCTGGGCCGCGCTGGGCCACAACGACCGTATTGGCGGGCTGGTGTTCGGCGACAACGAGCACCACGAAATCAAGCCGCGACGCAGCAAGCAGAGCCTGCTGCAACTGCTCAACCGCCTGGCCAAGGTCAACCAGGCACTGCACACCGAGGCAACCCCGGGCACAGACAGCCTGGGCCTGGCCCTGCGCCGCGCCCGCGAGGTACTGCGCCCTGGCAGCCTGGCCATCATCATCTGCGACGAGCGCTCGCTCACCGCCCAGGTGGAACAGCACCTGGCCATGCTCTCGCGCCATTGCGACCTGCTGCTGATGCCGGTATCCGACCCGCTCGACCACGCCCTGCCCGCCGCCGGCCTGTTGCGTTTTGCCCAGCGCAGTGCGCAACTGGAACTCGACACCCTCGACGCCAACCTGCGCCAGGCCTACCGCCAGCAGGCCGAAGCGCGCATCGAGCGCTGGGAACTGATGGCGCAGAAGCTGCGCGTGCTGCTGATGCCACTGAGCACCCAGAGCGAAATGATCGAGCAACTGCGCGAATACCTGAATGCCCAACGGCCGCGGAGCGCGTCATGA
- a CDS encoding MoxR family ATPase — MEHREALIALRTFLSSQILGQEKLVERLLIVLLADGHMLVEGAPGLAKTKAIKELAEGIEAQFHRIQFTPDLLPADITGTEIYRPETGSFVFQQGPIFHNLVLADEINRAPAKVQSALLEAMAERQVSVGRSTYDLSPLFLVMATQNPIEQEGTYPLPEAQLDRFLMHVKIGFPDAAVERRILLQARGEALGGETKPERRVSQQAIFAARKEILGLYMADAVEEYLVQLVMATRTPAKFDTELADWIAYGASPRGSISLDRCARAHAWLAGRDFVSPEDIQAVLFDVLRHRIILSFEAEAAGIDQDRVVQRILDVVAVA; from the coding sequence ATGGAACACCGTGAAGCGCTGATCGCGCTGCGCACTTTTCTTTCTTCCCAGATCCTGGGCCAGGAAAAACTGGTCGAGCGACTGTTGATCGTGCTCCTGGCCGATGGCCACATGCTGGTCGAGGGTGCCCCGGGCCTGGCCAAGACCAAGGCCATCAAAGAGCTCGCCGAAGGCATCGAGGCGCAGTTCCATCGCATCCAGTTCACCCCCGACCTGCTCCCGGCCGACATCACTGGCACCGAGATCTACCGCCCGGAAACCGGCAGCTTCGTGTTCCAGCAAGGCCCGATCTTCCACAACCTGGTGCTGGCCGACGAAATCAACCGTGCCCCGGCCAAGGTGCAGTCGGCGCTGCTCGAAGCCATGGCCGAGCGCCAGGTCAGCGTGGGCCGCAGCACCTACGACCTGTCGCCGCTGTTCCTGGTCATGGCCACGCAGAACCCGATCGAGCAGGAAGGCACCTATCCGCTGCCTGAAGCCCAGCTCGACCGCTTCCTGATGCATGTGAAAATCGGCTTCCCTGACGCTGCGGTAGAGCGGCGCATCCTGCTGCAGGCTCGTGGCGAAGCCCTGGGCGGCGAGACCAAGCCCGAGCGCCGGGTCAGCCAGCAGGCGATCTTTGCCGCCCGCAAGGAAATCCTCGGCCTGTACATGGCCGACGCGGTGGAGGAATACCTGGTGCAACTGGTGATGGCCACCCGCACCCCGGCCAAGTTCGACACCGAGCTGGCCGACTGGATCGCCTACGGTGCCAGCCCGCGCGGCTCCATTTCGCTGGACCGCTGCGCGCGCGCGCATGCCTGGCTGGCCGGGCGCGACTTCGTCAGCCCCGAAGACATCCAGGCGGTGCTGTTCGACGTCCTGCGTCACCGCATCATCCTTTCTTTCGAGGCCGAGGCCGCCGGGATCGACCAGGACCGCGTGGTCCAGCGCATCCTCGACGTCGTCGCCGTTGCCTGA
- a CDS encoding DUF2235 domain-containing protein yields the protein MVPNSCNNECMSPVALRFGVFFDGTGNNQNNAAQLGAPARMGASYTNALSNVALLHDLYPGQGADAEGRMAFLKRYVEGVGTLAGEADQVYASATGCGSTGVEARVAEALAAIAEQLRGWCQAHPRARPERVEFDLFGFSRGAAAARHLANLLHDGCDLLLPGPCAIVINFIGLFDTVAAIVAPLQGDFDPADERYAGLRLGLAPGLARQTVQLVARDEQRHNYPLVCSGHDIVLPGVHSNIGGGYPETTQEQVLLCKPQSQRVPQGMRAEQTRVYATMDALLASMPDSAGGQVLAWEVPVAGGRSDEAQKQVYAAVYREREVAGQLSRVYLSIMRELAVRAGVPFAPLGGQAEHRLPAELLAISRKLHAFAFGDRQQPELTSEEEQLLRHKYIHTSANWNALKGLRNSVLDMLFINRPGVEGRLRHANPVA from the coding sequence ATGGTACCGAATAGCTGCAACAATGAATGTATGTCCCCGGTCGCCCTGCGTTTCGGGGTGTTCTTCGATGGCACCGGCAACAACCAGAACAATGCGGCACAGCTGGGCGCGCCAGCGCGCATGGGGGCCAGCTATACCAACGCCTTGAGCAATGTGGCCTTGTTGCATGACCTGTATCCGGGGCAGGGGGCCGATGCCGAGGGCCGCATGGCGTTTCTGAAACGTTATGTCGAAGGCGTGGGGACCTTGGCCGGCGAGGCGGACCAGGTATACGCATCTGCCACCGGGTGCGGGTCGACGGGGGTGGAGGCGCGGGTTGCCGAGGCGCTGGCCGCGATAGCCGAGCAATTGCGCGGCTGGTGCCAGGCGCATCCCCGGGCCAGGCCCGAGCGCGTCGAGTTCGATCTGTTCGGCTTCAGCCGGGGTGCGGCGGCGGCCCGGCATCTGGCCAACCTGCTGCACGATGGCTGTGACCTGTTGTTACCTGGGCCTTGTGCCATCGTGATCAACTTCATCGGCCTGTTCGACACCGTGGCGGCAATCGTCGCACCGTTGCAGGGTGACTTCGACCCGGCGGACGAACGCTACGCCGGCTTGCGCCTGGGGCTGGCCCCCGGCCTTGCCCGGCAAACGGTGCAACTGGTGGCGCGGGACGAGCAGCGGCACAACTACCCGCTGGTGTGCAGCGGCCATGACATCGTGCTACCAGGCGTGCATTCGAACATTGGCGGAGGTTATCCGGAGACCACGCAGGAACAGGTACTGCTGTGCAAACCGCAATCACAGCGCGTGCCGCAGGGTATGCGTGCCGAGCAGACACGCGTATATGCCACGATGGACGCCTTGCTCGCCTCGATGCCGGACTCAGCGGGAGGGCAGGTGCTGGCCTGGGAGGTACCGGTTGCCGGTGGCCGGTCGGATGAGGCGCAAAAGCAGGTGTATGCGGCGGTATACCGTGAACGCGAAGTCGCCGGGCAGCTATCTCGGGTGTACCTGAGCATCATGCGTGAACTGGCGGTGCGGGCGGGGGTGCCGTTCGCGCCGTTGGGCGGGCAGGCCGAGCATCGGTTGCCGGCGGAGTTGCTGGCGATCAGCCGCAAGTTGCATGCCTTCGCCTTCGGCGACCGGCAGCAGCCGGAGTTGACCAGCGAGGAGGAGCAGCTGTTGCG